cacacgcacacacacaaatagctTATACTGTTTGATAGTGTGTCCTGGCCTCGCCGGTTCATGCAGATGCTTGTGTGGCAGAGTCACGAATTTATCACGTGATGAGGTCATCTATCTTTCTCCTCGTACACGCAAACTGTGTCACAGATTGCGCTGTGCACggtgctgccttcaggtgcttCTTGGTAAAGCCAAAATTAGGAGACGAGCATGTATTAATATTGTGGAGGCTATGcgtgccacacacacacacacacacacacttttggaTTTGGAGTAATTTAAAGATGTCATCCTGCACTTTAATTGTGATGCGgatttttcagtatttctcttAAAAAGTGgtacttttttaaatttgccACTATGTCCTATCAGACTGGGTATAAATATTGGTGTTAGCCCAGACTTGTTGAAGACACCAAGTTTGATGTGCACTCTATTTTCCATAAGTGCTTTAGTTGACCATTAATGGAACCAGCAAGTGCTGTTACAAATCACAAATCTGTCTATTTACTCCTAGTCAGAAGGACCTCACACATGCTGTAGCACCTTAAAAGTGGCTCCAGTTACAGaacaagagagacagaatgaagaATAAAGAATTAAGAATAAAGACAATACAGGAAAGTACTTTTGTATCCTAGCTcagaaaagtttatttatttattcatttattttacccTGTTGTATAGATGTTGCATATAATTGTCTGGTGATTGTTGTGAACTTACACTGTAGTACAATACTGTACATGTCATCAAGGTAGCACACAaataattagttgattaacTGGTTAGTCGGTGGACAGAAAAATTTGCAGCCATTTTGATCACAGATTCATCATTTCAGTAACTTTTTCAACCACTTAGTGGTTCCAGCTATTTCTGTCAAGTCATCGTAATGTGTTCTGGAAAATTGTGATcgatcagcagattaattgaaaaatgaaaataatagtcaGTTGCTCCCTTTCATGGGAAAAGTTTACGAAAAAGGAACTATGGTTTGACTGAAGGCTTGTGGTTATAAAATGCAGAATAGAAAAACAGTCTACTGTAGTGTTGTTGGGTCTCAGAACATAAACACAAGATGAGAAGTACCTGTCAGACCAAGATCAGATGATAAGTTCTTCTCTGATAAAAGTGAAACTGAACCTTTTCAATGGGATGGTGACAAAGTCTGACATTTAATTGAGTTTTTCATATTTGTGGATGTGGCCATGAAGTGAAGATTGCTTGCAATCACACATGGACATTAGGTCACCACCACAACCGGTAATGCTGGAGGCTGCACCACCAGAGCTGGTTTGTTTATTGCAACATGTGGCAACTATCACATTAGCTGTGTCTGTGGGAAATAGTTTTCATTCTTAGCCTTCCTCATTCACTAAAATTCCTTGCATAAGCAGGAAGTTATAATTGTGACTTTTCTTGCCACCATTGGCTGATAAGGATACATGTGACATACGTGTGATAAGCCACAAGATCCGCCAAGGTTGAGAAAATGCCTCATGCTAGTTGTTATCTAATGATGACTCCTTTAAGGAAGCATCATTGATAACAACTAGCTTGAGGAATTTTTAGTGCATAGAGTTTACCTTTCTGCTATGTATCTTGCCCTATTGTCTGATGTCAAGCTAAAGGGATGAATCCGCTGTATTAAACTtggataaatatttaaaaataaatgctggtgcctaattgttgtttttatattcttAGATCTGGAGCCCTGTTAGTGCACCATCAGAACAAGGTTACTACACGATGAGTAGCCAGTCGATGCAGACCCTCATTGACCCAGTGTTTCGAAGCAAGATGCCATTATTCGACGGGACCATAGCAGCTGCAGGACTGTCAAAGCCACAAAATATGTCTGGTTTCCTGGGTAAGCAGGCACTGCAGTACAGCGGGGCCTACTTCACTTATGACCCGAGAGGAAAGGATGGAGCAGGGTTCACCTCTCCTTGGAGCAACTCAAAGACCTCTCTGCTGGATAGCAGAAGTCCTGTGAGTCACCTCCCTGGCATGGAGGGACAAAGCCGTGTAATTTACAGGCAAGACAGTAATTCCTCAGAGGAAAGTCAttctcattcttcctctctaTGTCACGCCCCTGTGAAGCAGGGCTTTACCTTATACACTAAAAGTCCTGGGATCAGCAGCCCAGTGGCtgttagaaaacaaaaagctggAGGTGAGAATTCATCTCCTCCATCCGAAAACTCTGTCTACTTAGCAATTCCTAAACCAGTTTATGGACATAACCCCTGCTGTAATGAACTGGGCTGTGTGATAGGGCAACGATACAGTGTTGAGCACGGCTCTCCAAGGATACCAAACGCCGTATATGAGCATGACTGGATGCAAGTGGATGCTCACTACACTGAAAGGCCGTCTATTCAGAGAAAGGCACAAGACACACTGCTGCAACAGAGAGGTTTACAGTTTGAGCCCAGTGCAGAACCACTGAAGAGGATGACTGTAGAGGCGTACAGCCCAAGTGCAACAAGGACTTTGCCTCCTATGATTGACCCAAACTACAGCAGTTACCCCTGCACCCCAACTCGCACACTGTTTGGTTCTTTAAGTGAGCAGAGTCAGCGGTTACGGACCTCCCCCCGAGGCTACCCAGGCCTATACCCCTCCCATCCTACATATGAGCATGTGACCTCAGAGGTTTATCAGGAACGCTCTCCCATGTCCAAATATGGCCAGCTAACACAGCACCCAGTGTTTTACTATCCCCAGGCAAATGAGGAGGTACAAAACAGCACACGGTGTAAAAATATTGGCAGTAAGCAGAGAGAAGATGTCCCTGTTATTCTTAAACACACAATCTCAAACCCCCGGGAACATTACATAGTGCCTCAGTCGCTTCATGGTGAAATTCCTTTGCCCTTTCCTAGCACTGAAACGTTGCCAAATCATTCTTTTATGCAGGGTTTTGACTATCCATGTTATGCAGTCCCTAGATTTCATTTAAATGCAAGCCAAATCAGGACGCCCCTAAAAAGGCAGCATGCATCACCTGGTTTTCACACTAACCGCATAGATGTTTCCCCATCCAGTGAACATATTGATCATCACTTGGCCTCTGCACCCAATTTACTTAAGGACAAACCCAACACCAGCCGGCAAGTTGACCAATCACAGCCTCCCTCACCATTCCTGCGTGTGGACCAAACCAGTCCTGCCAGATGCATAAGCCAACCTGGTGTCTCACCACCCAGCATAcaaatgaacagatttttttccccactgtcCAGCCTGCACATAGACCGACACATCCTTCCACCACCTGGCTTGAACAGACTCATGGACTATTCCTCCTGTGAAACTCAGGTTACATGCCCGAAACAGCCAAAAGGCCTTCCTGTTTCCCCAGCAGCATGGCTGCCCCGTTCACCAAGTCACAATTCAGATCGCATCCACACAGCTGTACCTAAtgcaaatgtcagaaaaattaTTTATTCCCCTGCCGTTGcaacaggaagtaaacacaATGGCCCTACATCCAGTTCAGGCACCACTGCTCTTAAAGGGTGCCTAAAGAGAAGTATTTCTCACTCATCTTcacctgtcaaaataaaagaagaggGCAGGGATTTATATGAAGTGGAACTCACGAAGAAACGACAAAAGGTGGAAATGGAGAATGTCAAAGTAGGAAATAAAACTGACTCTCCTCCTATGCCAGTCATAGACAATGTCTTCAGTCTGGCACCATACCAAGCATACCTGCAGGCATCTGGAGTGTTATTTCCGGGCAGAGTCCCTCAGCGAACCGTTCAGTTGTCTGAGCACCGTGAGGTCAAAACCAAGCCAGACATCAAAGAGAAAAGGCCAGATCAAGATGAACAGCAGCCTGTCGCCTGTCCAGCTCCTAAAGAAATCTGTCCAGTCACTCCAACAGAGAAGCCTGCAGAAATTTTAGAACCCAAAAACATTAAAGTGGAAAAAGTAGATCTAACAGAAACGGGCTACACTATAGAGTCTCCTGTTAGTCAGAAGGACCAAAAGGACTGCAGCAAAGTCACAGTCAAAAAAGAGCCTGAAGAGAGTGTCTCTTGTGACAGTGGGCACATGTTGGTGATAAAGAAATATGAACCTGATGAACCTGAAAGTAAAACCTCATTAGGAGACGAACATGAGAAATCTGATGAGTCCAAACCTATTGAGCTGACTGCACAGGTGAATTCATTTTCTAAGGGCGACACATGCTCACTTCAAGAACAAGTGGCCACCCTTCAATCCATTACCCCACCTCAGCCATCTGAGAGCAAGCTAAATTTCAAAAACATTCCTCCTCAGTGTCTTAAACTTTCCACCTACAAAATCATTCTCCCTGATATGAAGCATTCCAGCTCCGCTCCACCCACGGAGAAGCCACCTGCACAGCTGATAACTGATTCCATACCAAAACTAAAGCTCCAAATGCCAGTTCGCAAGCATTTCTTTGAGCTGCACCATTCCCTCTGCAAGTTAATATCCAAATCTGTGTCAGCCTCTTCAGAGCAGGAGCTCAGAACCTGGTTGTCTCAGTTTGAACTGACAGAACCTGCCTCCCCATCAACCAAAGTCCAGAAAGTGTCGTGTTTGTTGGGGGTAAAAGCCAGAGAGGCGTGGCTCAACGAGGAGATGAAGTCAGCACTCCAGAGGGTTCTCGAGAGGTTGAGGGAGTACACCACCCAGGAACGCTGTCCCTTCCCACATGTCATGCGAACCGGGGCGGTGTTCCTCCCCATGCTGGTGATGAAGGAGCTGCTGTTTCCGATGGTGCAGGGCGGCTTCATTGACCAGGTCCTGCAGGAGCACAAAGTGGAGCTGCGACCCACCACGCTGTCCGAAGAGAAGATTCTCATCCAGCTTCACAAACGAGCCTGCTCCTCCCGGCTCAGGAGACTGATGTCCCTCAAACACCTGCCTGACATCTACGCTGACGTGGTCAACCTTTTGTATTACACCTGTGTCTGCAAACATCTGGGTGAGTGCATATTCACTTCAGAGTTACTGAGATAATTGTATTGAATATGTGTAGTGCATTGAATGTTTTCCTTgcaaagaaaggaaggaaatgagCATTGCAGTGATGTAATGTTGGTTACAAACATCTTATTTTAGTCCTTACAATATTTCCATCTATTTTCCAAATTATTGTTGCTCTGGGATGGTATTATGGCATTTTGTCTCTCTTGGTACTGTCAGGCCACACAAATTAGAGGTGTTAGAGGTGATAAGCAACAGTCGTTTTAATTACCCCTCATGGGGCATGCTGGACACCACTGCTTCAGACTAACGCTGAAGTAAACAAATGTTCAtgaaagagacaggaaatgaatggATAATGGACACTTATTTTAGGAGCATGCATACACAAACCGAAGGCTTTTAAAATAAGACTGGGCCACTGGTGTTTTTCAGTGAGAAGAGTGATAAGTGAGAAGTCAGTCAAGTACAGTTTATTAGTCAGGCCTCAGTCATGAGTGAAAAGTATGTCTctgcttgtttaaaaaaaagaagtcaggATGAGGTGTCAGTTGTTCTTACTCTTACCCCTGATAGATCACAAGACACAAGAAATAATTCATATGAGTGTGTTTCAGATATAAATCCTTGTTTCCTGACAAATACTTTGAAAGATTATACCTCTGGTTTGATAATTTGATCATGTGATATGTGCAACATGACTACCAAagcaacagcacttcctgccttttttttttttgcagatttcTGGAAATCCCCCTTGGGTAGATGTGTGATTTACTGattgttttggattttattATAAAGCATTATATTTTGACTGTTAACTGTATCTAGGCTTCCCTCAAACAGTCTTTTAGTGGTCATATCTTCTGTTTTATTGGCCCTTTTGTAAAGAACAGatcaaaataaacaatacaTATTCAATATaaaatccatttattttttacagaatCAACTTCACCTGATGTCCAAAAGAGAGTCCaggtatatttattttttatgttgtccCTCAATCTCACtattctttgcttttttcctgacTAGAAAGCAGGAATAGTCTTTTCTAACTTTCAATAACAAATCACAAGAAGTTGCATGATTGCATTATACTTATTatgggtgggtggaggggtgggtgCTGAGCTGGAAAAATGTGTGGAAACATGAAACTGTTcttcatgatttttttccttttgttagCATTACTGGACTATTAAAGTGTAAGGCAGGCTGGTAACTCACACTACCTGAGGAAGGAAGTGACAGCCTGCAGCACACAGAGGGATCAGACTGTGCACtggcacattttgaaatggagaGAAGTTCGTTTTCAGAAGACGGTGATCTTTGTCTTATCACCATTGGTGCTAGTCATGTCATAGAGGGAAAGTGGGACTAAATGAGCGCCATTGTGAAAACCATTTATTGTCCATGTGTGTTTAAAGGATCAGGCTGgtgatgttctgttttgttAGTCAAATCCAATGAAAAGAGCAAAAGCAACAGTGTGTTATTCTATCAACATTTTATGACTTCCCCAGCTTTTCTGTGACTCTTAGCTCCAAGCCCATTTGTttcatcaattaaaaaaaactggctTAGTGATTTCCTAGAAgagctgggcactgtagttttttcaGTTGCATATTTGGTGCTCTACTTTGTACTTTTAGCTACAGAGTGGTGTATGTGGAATTGGCTGTGGCTGCACAGGTAATACTTGTTATAGGGGttaattcattgtttgttttggtgcttTCATTAAGTTTGTTGTCATTTTAGATAAAAATAGAAGATCACCAGACTTGTCCTTTtaattttgcctttttttttttttttttttttactttgtgtccTTTGATAGCTATTATTCTATTTGGCACACGCATTTGCTAACTGAATTGGCTTTAACCAAATTTCCGTTCACTGCTGACTTTATTAACAGTTCACGTGATGCAGGAGCACTTGACTTTGGTGTCTGAACATTTCCCTTGTCCTACCGTTGCCTCAATGCTGTTTTATTCCTGACTGATAGCATCCCTCGTAGCAGCTGACTTTTTCCCAGCCTTCGTGTTTTTTCCCACAGCcttctgttctgtctctgcagaaagGGTGTTTCATGGTGGAGGATCATGCTGCCTAATCACCATATCTGCTGATATTAATAGAATAGGTTCTCATTGTTCTTGTGTGCTGAATAAGCGCTATGGGAGGGCTGATGTGTCAACCTGTATAGGCGTGTTGGACTTTGTGGTTGCtatctggctttttttttttttaaatcagaaatcCTGAACATCCCTCTCTGATTTGCTGTCCACGTTTTCCCTGATCACTAACTAAATTCTATAAACTCTTAAACTCTTACCCTCCCATTTTGTCAGCAACTTCATTTTTATATATCTGgcatatttatgtatttattttgaccTCTCGTTATTGCTGTATTCCCTATGTTGCAGGATTAGATACGGACGATCctgcaaacagagaaaaagatggtAGTGAGGAGACTCCTGCATTTTCAGACATCACTGCCTCACCGGTCTCACCCCCAGATCCACACCCACAGAGACACCCGAAGGACCAGGAAAGAAAATCACAAGAATTCAACAAGAATAGAACAAAAGGCAGGGTAAAGAGCAGCTCCAGGCGCATGTTTCTAGACAACAGTTTGTCAGATGAGGAAGAGGCAGATTATAcggaaaagactgaaaatggaGGTGTGCTGCGTGAATTATGCAAGAGAAACTGGAGTGCCAATCAGCCGGAAGAGGGTGAGAGTAGAGGAAGTGATGGCGTGGTTGCAGATCAGGATTCTTCACTCATTCCACAAAGCCCAACTTCTGAGAATTCATGGACGTGTCCTTTGACCCTGGATGagctctctccatctcacagtgacacagaaacagaggaatcCTCCAGTCTCCAGCCTGGCACTCAGTCCTCAGGACCAACCAAATCTCCAGTTAGACCCAAGAATTGTTCAGGCATGATCCTCAAACTGAGAAGGATGTTTAGCGAAGGCCTTAACAGAAAAAAGGCCCGTTACCAAGCCGTGTCAGACTCTGGGACATTATCTGATCCTTCCATCTCACAGACTGAGGATTTGGAGGGAGAGGTGAGCAGTGAGAGGGACCCTCACAGGAGGACCCCCAAAGTAACCCACAGGTGGCAGAGGACCGGAAGCTTCTCTCACGCCTTAAGACCCCTGAGCAGCTCTTCTAAAAGAAAATGCAGATCGCTCTTAAAGATTAAATACTGTCCCTACTTGTCTGCCTGCCACAGCGCTGAACACAGGAGGCGATGGGTCCTGCGCTCAGCTGTCCAGAGGGCTCGGGGGGCCATGAGGTTCTACTACCCAGATCTGGTGGGAAAGAGGATCCGCCACCTGTATGAAGAAGACGACAAATCAGAAGTGTGGTATAGAGGAGAGGTGCTGCGTATCCATGAGGCCCACACCAACCCTCTAAAGACAATATTTGAGGTCAGGTATGACAGTGAGCCAGAGTGGAAGTACTACCTAGAGCTGCTTATAGATTATAAAAAAGGCTGGCTCAAAATTGAGGACTAGTTTCCCCATGAAAATGTTGCTAtgccagttttgtttttggtcacTTCTGGGTGCAGTGACAGTTGAATTTGTTCCTTTAaatgtttggggttttttttttacttgtaaaCAACAGGCTGATAAGCCCAAAATATCTATTTGGCCTCCTGAAGAATGAAGTCagactggattttttttttccttttttgtaaTGAGGTCAGCTCACTTCAGAGCCACAGGGCACATCCCTCTTTAGATACGCTTTGTATACAGCATCCTGTAGATGTTTTTAAGCTCTTATCTTTGACACCTACAGCTTTTTTGGATCATTCACAAATTAGATTGTGGTTATGTGAAAGACATGTCAGTTGTATCTTTTTATAAATTCAACTTAAAGCAAAAATTAGGTTAtgtatttattgtcttttaaGTCATCACTATTCACTTTTCTGGTTTAAAAAGTAACTGGTAGTTTccctttaagaaaaaaaaaagtagaaaccAGCAAATGACATGAGGACATTTTAAAAGGGGTTCACTGTCAAACGGTACCAGCCACATGTATATAGGTTTACAGTAATAGTGTGCCAGTCTTGTATGTCATCATAGCAAAGAGTGATTTTTACCCTGATGATTATGgttggtgttttttgttgtgtgtaaCTGAAGTTGGACAGGCATTAATGTAGTTCTGTACTAAGCTGCTCAAAAGGTCCTTTGATGACACACAGGCTGAGATGTCCAATGTCACTGTGAACCTTAAGACTTTCAcctcaaattatattttattttaatttgtatattttttttataagaCTTCTGCTGACTGAattgtaaaaatatttgttttcttaaataaatgtttgtaatgagtccatgttttatgtcatattgtggaaattgtgtttttcccaaaaatacattatttttgacaatttcatgtatgtgttttctttttttaaaaactcattaaGTTTCACAGGATTTCTTGGAATCAAAGCCAAATTTCACATTGATAAATCTTTACAACTGATGCTACCACTGAGCATGCAATCTTGGCAAATGTGGTTAACATGGTGTGATGACTGAGTCTTGCATAGTCAAAACTATTCTAACCTGTCACACCACAGATCATGAAACTGGCTAAGTctgccatttttttcctccaccgCATTAGCATGGGTGTCAAactgtaaatgataaaacacattctaaaaataaaaagagcttTTAATTTTGTAACCATTACCTTTTGAGGATAATTACATCATTAGTATGAGACTTAAAACTAGACAGTGTCTTTGTCCCCATCCAGTGGCAAAATGTATACTTGCAAATTAGGGTTGCATGTGCAGTAACCCCAAAGGTAATGTAGCTGCCCACGCCACTGGTGACCAGCACGGGATGCTGGTGATTGGACGCTGGTCAACAGTACTAGATGTTGTTCAACAGTCTAAAGCAATTTTAGTTCAAATAATATGAAGCactgaaaaactgaacattgaTCAGCAAGATATTTGCCAGTTACTTTTCTGTTAATTGACTAAATGTTTCGACTAAATTTTCAAGCATGATTTTTTTCGGTGAACATTTCAGAGAAATTTCAGCCACAGTCCTTAAGGAAAAAGCTCTGAACACTGAATAAGACAAATGAGCACATTTTGCTGTGTCAGGCATTCTGGACATGACACCTGCTATGTCATGTCACATACATTTCAGTATTTGTGGAGTTTAACTGCTCTTAGTGTGACTTGAATTCACTCAGCACAGCACACAAATATTCCTTTTGCTTACTGCAACAACCATCTTCCTCAATATTACAGACCCAAGCACAATAAAATTAGAAAGCAATTAAGGAGGAGTTTTGGGAAGCTGGGCCTGTTCCTTTGGGAGGAGGAAAGCACTAGACTGAAGGTGCtcaaacaggaagaggaaattaAGACCCAGGTGATGTgtgaaaagcttaaaaacaACAAGGACCAGACTGACTGAGAGGCTAGTTTCTTCAAGCCAACACTTCATTAATTACATGTATTTCTTAACTTTCTTCAACTACAGGACTACAAGCAGATAAAGAAAAGGTATGCATTACCCAATTAGCTCTAACTCCATGTCTCTACTAGACAGTCATCAATTATTGTAATCATTTCAATATGTTTTAGAGTCAAATGCACCATTGAAGAGCCCAAGTGTGTCAGAGACATCCTGATAAACTCTGCAAAGCATCTGGGATCACTCAAGTTTGGAATTTGGAAGAAGATGGCCAATATTGTCAAATATGGTGGGTGAACAGACAATGGCCTGGCTGCCTGAGTGTTAAAGTTTACTGTTAAGGAAGTATTTTTAATCTACTTGACTTTGTTTACACTTTTAAGTCCCATCACTCTGGACCCAAACACAGCCCATTCCAATTTAAAGTTCTCTGAGGAGCTGACCAGTGTGCAATACAGCAGTAAGCAGCTCCTACCTGACAACCCTGAACAACCAAGAGGAGCAAAATGTATGTATAATTATTTATCATCATAAGTGATTAAATAAgacaataaacattttcaaatatttgattttttttttttaccttaaagACGGTCTTTGGTTTTGTTAAATTCTAACATTGATTTGGTGACAATTAActgtcctttgttttttttttccgaCTGCTGGCATAAAGAACACCAACAAACTTCACATGCCACCATTTTCTTATAGCATTGGTGtggatttagtggcatctagtggtgagaacacaGACTGCAATTAACGCTGTCACTTATCACACACTTTTAAAATACTTTCCTGGCACTGCTCATGcattttcattatcaactgCATCAGCATATgatgaatcacacacacatagtctactaaaaacacaaaccaaaccatAAACTATTTGGTTGTCTTACCTCTGGTATATGGTGACTGAGACAGTACTCTCTGTTGCAAAAAAGGCAAAGCTGTCCAAGAGACAGATGCTTTACACTTGACAAAGCTACACGCATTGTCAAGTGTGTCAAAGCCATCATCGggagcagcggcagcagcaatGTCACAGGCGCCtgcctttgttttgttctttcctGGAAGAAAAATTATAGAGTGGAGTCAGGACATGCTAAACAAATGTTCCATGTGGCACAAATGTAAGAAAACTGTTACAAATTAGATGTTTCTAATGCAAACCTTTGGTCTCCTTGGATGATTAGGTGAGCTGAGTGGATGCTCTGCTGCTTTATCTGTTGAGCATATTCTTTTGTCGCTCCCCATTCATTTGAgccaaatgtaatgtaatggagGTTGACACTGTGGCTCAATTTGTGGATTTGGGATTGTTTCCTCTTGTTGAGCTTCTTCTTCCTGTGCTTGTGTTGGTTCCTCAGCTGGTGCTGCCTCCAGGGGCCTGGAGACAGTGTTGCACCTGTCCTTCCCTTCACCTTTGCTCTCATGCACCAGGCCCAGCTCCTCAGTGATCTGGTGAACCAGCAGGCGGTCATGAGAGCTAAAGGATGATGGGAATTGTAGTTCACTCTGATTTAAGTCCTTCAGAAAGTTCTCACCTGCTCTCTGATCTCAGTGTATCTGTTCTGTTCTTACGCTATCAGTGTCAATGTGCAGGATTTTACGTGCTTCTCTGAACCTGCAGTATTTCCCTTTCCGTTGCTACTGGTAAATTTCTTCTGTCCATAGTTGGCCTTGCTGTCAGTCTGATCTTTGACCCTTTGTGTGGTAGATATGGAGCTGCTGGCAGACATGTTAGCCTAGGTGTCTTTGTGGTCACAGCTGTAGTTCTGTGGCGCGATAGCTTGGATGTGACCTCAACATGCCAGCATCAGTTATTGTTATGCTTTTTGCTGACATCATACGCTAAcaatgttgtagtgttttatgaaatttgtgttttgtgaaattttgttgtgttttctgaaatgttattgtgttttgaccttcagggccaccataAATGGCCTAGCTTGGACAAGTGATTTGAGGGCACAgcttaaaaacacatcaatactGATTGTGgcaaaaatgtcttttgaaTTAAAGTGGCTGCTGCCCAACAAAGAGCATTATGTCCATTATTAAACAATAACCCATGCCAGAAAGATGTTTGCAACATTTTGCACTTTAATATTTTCTCCAAAACAGA
Above is a window of Lates calcarifer isolate ASB-BC8 linkage group LG10, TLL_Latcal_v3, whole genome shotgun sequence DNA encoding:
- the lg10h15orf39 gene encoding uncharacterized protein C15orf39 homolog, translating into MSSQSMQTLIDPVFRSKMPLFDGTIAAAGLSKPQNMSGFLGKQALQYSGAYFTYDPRGKDGAGFTSPWSNSKTSLLDSRSPVSHLPGMEGQSRVIYRQDSNSSEESHSHSSSLCHAPVKQGFTLYTKSPGISSPVAVRKQKAGGENSSPPSENSVYLAIPKPVYGHNPCCNELGCVIGQRYSVEHGSPRIPNAVYEHDWMQVDAHYTERPSIQRKAQDTLLQQRGLQFEPSAEPLKRMTVEAYSPSATRTLPPMIDPNYSSYPCTPTRTLFGSLSEQSQRLRTSPRGYPGLYPSHPTYEHVTSEVYQERSPMSKYGQLTQHPVFYYPQANEEVQNSTRCKNIGSKQREDVPVILKHTISNPREHYIVPQSLHGEIPLPFPSTETLPNHSFMQGFDYPCYAVPRFHLNASQIRTPLKRQHASPGFHTNRIDVSPSSEHIDHHLASAPNLLKDKPNTSRQVDQSQPPSPFLRVDQTSPARCISQPGVSPPSIQMNRFFSPLSSLHIDRHILPPPGLNRLMDYSSCETQVTCPKQPKGLPVSPAAWLPRSPSHNSDRIHTAVPNANVRKIIYSPAVATGSKHNGPTSSSGTTALKGCLKRSISHSSSPVKIKEEGRDLYEVELTKKRQKVEMENVKVGNKTDSPPMPVIDNVFSLAPYQAYLQASGVLFPGRVPQRTVQLSEHREVKTKPDIKEKRPDQDEQQPVACPAPKEICPVTPTEKPAEILEPKNIKVEKVDLTETGYTIESPVSQKDQKDCSKVTVKKEPEESVSCDSGHMLVIKKYEPDEPESKTSLGDEHEKSDESKPIELTAQVNSFSKGDTCSLQEQVATLQSITPPQPSESKLNFKNIPPQCLKLSTYKIILPDMKHSSSAPPTEKPPAQLITDSIPKLKLQMPVRKHFFELHHSLCKLISKSVSASSEQELRTWLSQFELTEPASPSTKVQKVSCLLGVKAREAWLNEEMKSALQRVLERLREYTTQERCPFPHVMRTGAVFLPMLVMKELLFPMVQGGFIDQVLQEHKVELRPTTLSEEKILIQLHKRACSSRLRRLMSLKHLPDIYADVVNLLYYTCVCKHLGLDTDDPANREKDGSEETPAFSDITASPVSPPDPHPQRHPKDQERKSQEFNKNRTKGRVKSSSRRMFLDNSLSDEEEADYTEKTENGGVLRELCKRNWSANQPEEGESRGSDGVVADQDSSLIPQSPTSENSWTCPLTLDELSPSHSDTETEESSSLQPGTQSSGPTKSPVRPKNCSGMILKLRRMFSEGLNRKKARYQAVSDSGTLSDPSISQTEDLEGEVSSERDPHRRTPKVTHRWQRTGSFSHALRPLSSSSKRKCRSLLKIKYCPYLSACHSAEHRRRWVLRSAVQRARGAMRFYYPDLVGKRIRHLYEEDDKSEVWYRGEVLRIHEAHTNPLKTIFEVRYDSEPEWKYYLELLIDYKKGWLKIED